The Populus alba chromosome 13, ASM523922v2, whole genome shotgun sequence genome contains the following window.
ataattactaGCAGAAAAATCTGTTGCTTCAttgttatataaatttttaatggtattgagatttataaaactcaaattaataatctctaaaaaaacaaatctaaaacctGATTAATTAAGCTATACTTTTCAGGAttcaaaatcatcaatttttGTCTTTGTAGAAACGGAAACCCAGTAACAATAATTGATAGAATGATATTATGACAcgttgataatatttttatttaattttatttttagattttgctttcttttatttagCAAAACTTatgtgatattttattaaaaacatgaaattctAATCTGATTCAAGTACATGTTTCACAATATCATTTGTCAACTATTAAGTGCTATAGAAGGACAGAATGCAACCATATATTAAGGacctaattaaatatttcttaccAGTAGAGGGgcaattaaaatatctaaagcCTCCTTTGCAGGTTGTCGTCTCACTTGGCCCATTTTAATCTTACAATGATCCATGGGATTTTATTCAAGGACCATCTTAATCTTACAATGAATATCCATGGGCTTTTTCATTCTTAGACGAAATTTTGTAAGTTGTAGTCCAGGCCTGTTTTAATCAGATAATGGTCCATGGGCTTTCATGCTTggcccataaaaaataaagtttagagggattaaaaatttgaagttcaaaatgacattcacataaaataaaatatattaaaaattacttacGCCTCCAGCatcaaaaatgataaaattatatttatttatttttaagaataagaAGTATTTTGACCTCAGTTTGCCTAATACATCCTACAGGTAGGAAGAAACTCTCCACAGTCCATGCCACAAGCTCGATAACATCTGTAGAGAGCTGAGCTTGTTCGCATTCAACAAATGAGAGCTTAAAAGGCAAATAGGAATTGATAGAAAGAATTATCGGTTGCCATCACGAGCAGTGGCTGGTTCAATTTCTGCAACAAGAACATCTAATTTTGACGAGTCAAGTGAACTGCTCATGGCAATGTCTTTAGAAGGTGAAGGAGGCTTGTTTTCGTCGgcagctgcagcagcagcagcagcagcagcagcaatttGTGTAGGAGGTTTTCCATTCTTGGCATCTTTCCCTTCATTTTCACTCTTTCCATCTTTCTCACCTTTCACATCCTTGGCATCTTTCCCATTATTTCCATCCTTCGCATCCTTTCCATCTATATATGGCAGATGTGGGAGGGGGAGGCATCATGTGAGGTGGAGGGTTCTGTTCCAGTTTCACGAAAAGCTGCCTCATCCTTAAGAGATCAGTGGGTTTTCCAGGCTTTGGACCCTGAATTACAGCAATGGAAGGTTTCTCTTCATCATCTTTTCTACCCCTTCTTTTATCAATACTTGGCACCTCTCAAGGAATGATCTCTGCAATGGCTTTTCAGTAATGTTGCCTCCTTGTGAAACTTCTCTTGGTTTGCCAAGTACAGCTGCAGAAAAGCACATCCATATGTTTAACCTCATAGTAAAGCTGGAAGGAATGTAGAAAACTTGAGCGCGGATCTGCACGTCGAAAGAAATAGGGAGGAAACAATGGAAAAGtgtctttcaataaattttaccttctctctttctctgttcTGAGCTTTGTTGGTTTCACAATTCTGCTGCCTTTTCTCATAAAAAGCCCGTATATACTCTTCAGCTTCGTTGATAATCTGGTTTCtcatctccctctctcttttctccttttcctcTGGACGGAGGCATATCAAAGAAAGCTATCTGTTCATTTTCAACAGAAAGGATCGTAAAAGAAGGCTGAAAACATCTCTAAGATGTCGAAAAGACAATTAGAGAAATACAGTATAgatgatcaagaaaaaacaaagattagtCTAGAAGATTTCGACAATATTCCGATGAACCTATGACAATTAGAAGCCCTCTTTTACATTAAGATTTTGAATTAGCCATGCAAGTATGGTGTAATGAAAAATTAGCAGCATGTAAAAATCGAAGAGGTTTTAGTACTGTCGTTGCTTCATATCAACCAAAATCAGGGaacaataaaagaattgatGGAAAGATGAACTCTTAACTGTTTTACGAGACGACATTCAAAAAGCATTTGAGTGACAGATTTCTATACCAATCAattcttcagtgaaaaaaaaaagtttaatttgataGTTCAAACCCCTTTCAATTCTAACTAAAAACTTGGTATTCAGTAAACTGGCAATGTCTCAAGAAcaagattttaaaatgaatgCCTTGCTGCTTCCACCAACAGAAGGTTTAGGCTCCCATCATCATCAACTTTCCCTTTCATGGTCTCCCAAGGCCAATTCTAATGATAATTAATCTattccaataataataaaaaaaaaaaccagaatgAGATGATCCCAAATTTACTAATTCGATGCTTATCTTCAATTAAATCATCCTACATAATTAGATCACCTTAATTCTCAAACATCAAACGccaatcaaaattatatatatcaaattttctCTTCCAAACTCCACCTCCCCAGTCATTAAACCATAGCCCCATTGCAAATTCCAAATGTAAAATACTCAAATCCAGATCCAATCAAGAAAGCGAATATAACCCAATtccacaaacaaaaacaaaactcacTTGCGCCACTCACGGAATTTGCCTCCTTACTCCTGCAGGCAGAAGCGGCCCATCAGAAACAaaacaaccaccaccaccaccatgagTCTCAAGCACCTCAGACTCAAAAGTTGAGGCAAATTCAGGACTTGGAGAAGGCATACCAAACCCATACACCTCAGAAGAATGCATTTTGTTGTCATTGAAGAAATTTTCTTGAGCCAATGGTGTTGCCCCGGGGAAAGATGTGTCATCACCTATGTAGCCACCATCATAATCACGTTGGACATGCTGCTTTGTGGGGTCATTTTGATATCCTTCAGGGTTGAATGAATCAAAGGAGGATGCCATTGTTGATGATTTGATGCAAAATTTTGTGTTTCTCTAATATTTGTGTATTAATGGAGATTATTTGGAGACTTTCGCTCTGTTTTTCTAGGTGGTCTTTATGGCAGTTAACGTTGTGTTCGGATCTGTTAAGGTGGGCAACGGATCCCCGTTGATATTTTGCatgagttaaattaactaaaagctCCTCAGGTATTGGAATTTTAttgttcacacacacacacatatgtaTATTAACATAACAGCTAATaatatcttcttcttcaaattcttccTTCTACGCAATTCTATCAATAACTAAACGAAGAAAGGGATCACTGCTTTTCTATTCTTGGGATAATCCTCTGCAAACTTCAGCAAATACCATTTGTGATTGGCACATGCCCTAGGTACCAAGTTAGAACATGTATAGaggaaaaaaccaaacccaGCCCATGACCAAGTCATCACTGCCCATCCAAGCCACTCCACAATCTCTCCAAAGTAGTTAGGACAAGTTACCAGCTCAAACCACCCTCCTCTCGGCACCTTATATCCACCACCTTCCCTCTTCAAAACCAACAAAGCCGTATCAGCCCACATATTAATCCTCATGCCCCACAGAAAAACCACCAATCCACCAAAGAATTTCCACCAAAACAAACCTCCATCACTATCATAATCACTTTTATAATGTGAAACCCACCTAGCCTGTATGTAAGTATTCAATGCTTGAGTCAAAAATCCGTTGAAGGTCAAAATCAGCGGGAAACCAATTGTGGTTTTGGTATTCTGGTGAGAGGTACTTTGGTAAATGCGAAGCGGGTAGATGAAAGTGCGGTGGAAGTAGTGGAGGAGATAAGGAGACATGAGAACTAGAGCTTTGGGATTTGTGAAGTGTTGGCCAAAGGGAAAGAGGATGAGGGGGAGCAAAATGGAGGGGCTTTCCATGATAAACCAAGCCAAAGGTGGAGGAATTGTAGGGCCCCATCCTAGACGGTTGTGCTTGCCATATGGGAATTGAAAGAACCTTAGGGCAATGAAGGTAGGGGGTCCTAGGAGGTAGTAAGCTAGGAGGCTGTAATGAAAGAAACTCTGGTCTAACAAGGCCATTGTTGCTTGCTTAGTTTGTTGCTGATGATAGATTTGGAGTGATGATGATACTAAAAAAAGGCATTTTATAGAAGAAAAATGGAGCATCATGATAGCACACCATGACTTGCAACTTGCGGAGAGATgaaaatgttatattattgATTTCAATATCTACTCATTTTATTAtcttactattatttattatttaataaaaaatcattcatatatatatatatatatatatatatatatcccaacATGTCCAAATATCATTTGTGATTGGCACATGCCCTAGGCACAAAGTAAATCCAGTAATTCAGTACTATCTTACTTTATTGTATCATGCTTCTAAGTCAAATCTGACGGTCATTTGTGATTGGTACATGTCATAGGTACCAAGCAAGAATGTTTTTGGCAGTTTaatagtagttgttttttaaataattttttttattgaaatatatatattagtaatatttttttattttttaaaaattatttttaaaatcagcatatcaaaacgatgcaaaatataaaaaccatattaaattttagcaaaaataaaatttaaattttgtgggAACGTGATTTGCATCTCGTTCCTAGATGCTCTCTAAATCCATTAATTCAATACACATGTTATATTAGCATGTTtctatcttatattatttaattatgttcaCCTGATCAAGTttgtacttattttttaaaaaattattgatttaagaattaaaatttttaaaattactaaaaaattatttaattattatttttaaaatcttagaaGATTAGTTAAGGTGCGTATAAATTAGTCTGAAtatacatgattaaaaaaatatttttatatttagaaattttatttttttaatatttttaaattgttttaatgtgatatgtttaaaatatatatatatatataacactttcatataagattttaaaatcaagTCCAACAATAATGTCATAATAACAAACTATGATTTTGTAAACTATTTAAACAAACTTGTTGAGCACTCATAACAATATGTCAAAAAGTGATTTTGTGACATGTGTAAGGGcgtcttctttttgttttatatctATAGAGTTAACAGAGTACgcgataattgttttttaaatattttttatttaaaaatatattaaataatatatattttttaaaaaattatttttaataccaatatattaaaataatttaaaaaacactaaaataaccaatttaaaattaaaagaaataaatttaataaaaataaatttaatcaatgctaaaaaacaaattcacaaaTTATCGGTATAGGAGGAGGCGTAGCATGGTGGTAAAGGGCTTGAAATTTACATAGCAGGTCTCGAGTTTGAGTCAGGACGTGTATCTATTGTAAGAGCCTAGGACAACCGGGGTTTTACTCACTTACCTGGCCCCACAAAGTGTATTTTTCGAGAAATAAAGTtttctcgaatccaaaaaaaaaaaaaatacagggaCCATCCAAGATCAACGTTTGAAGCAGATACATACCCCAAATCCAATTGGTCCGCATGATTTTATGATACTATTCAATTACCAATTATAACGACAgttcatatactacaaaaataaaagaaaaaacccttctaatttctcaattaattcaaattaatcacTATCTTTTGACAGATTTTGTCCAAATTTTCTCTGttgatttaaagaaaataacaaaaaattacaaattgttGTTgcactcatttttttaaaaatactttttaaattgttttttctatgtaaaaatatattaaattaatgttttttaatagtattttttaaatggctatattggtgttaaaaaaattaaaaaatatataattttaatttattttcaattaaaatatatatttacaaaaatatcacATACTCCATTATTAAATACACTCTTAATCGTAACATTCATTTATCCTTGAATCCGTTTGTTATGGCTTGGAATACTTTTAacaaattttctctctctcttttaaatgCTTTTAGGTAAGTTCTTAAACAATGATcccattttgtttatatttttttttgtagacgctgttaaaattacaaaatttgaatttcattttctgatttattttttcataaaaaaataattgagatattattttgtttttttttttcgatgttAAATTGAGGTATTCTAATGATCtctaatagaagaaaaaaacctctCTTCAGTATGCATGGTGGCATTAGGTTTCAGTGTATGGAGTAGTAAtaattaggggtgttcaaaaaaactgatcaaccgattaaaccgaaaaaaccgagaaaacatTAACCGAAAAAACAGAATcgatagaaaaaatcaaataaaccgattaaaaaaataaaaaaaccacccggtccagttcggttccggtttaaaaaagcttaaaccgattgaaccggaccaaaccgaaccggttaaaaaaaagtataaaaaaaataattcttaacccTAAATCACTTTCCCTCTTAAAAGCCGTCAACCCTCCCTCCCCCTCTAGCCTTCCcccttttccctttcccttctccttcccaaaaccctaaatcatTTTCTCCCTTTCTAGCCGTCAACCCCCCTCCCCCTCCAGCCTTCCCcttttccccttccccttcccttttcgctttcctttccctttcacAGAACCCTAAATCACTTTTCTCATTTCCAGCCGCCACCCCCCCTCAAGCCTTCCCTTCCATTTCCCCCTTCCCCTTCCAGTTTCACAATCCAAATACGAGGGAACCATTATTCAAGAAATCCATACAATATAACTTATACTAGTTCCATCCTTATGTTGGGCGGAGGCAAGCTTTGAGATTCTCTACATATCCTAAAAGAAAAGGCTTTGATGTCagatttttcctttgatttagCTCAGTGATGAAGATGAGtccggtttttctggtttttatgctaaaaaactGACCTGAACCAAactaaaccggttcggtttgaaccggttctcaGTTCGGTTCAggttatattaataagaaatattattttccgattcggttgaatttttggattaaaaccggaccgaactggaccgtgaacacccctagtaataataaccataaataaataaataaaagtagcCATTGATTAACTTTTTAGGTGTAAAGACAACTTAGATATTTAACACACacaagaaatcaaaaaaaaaaaaaaaactatgtcaaTAGACATAAAGGGTGCGTGCAAATTGTTAAagtaattgagatcaaacacataAAGAAGGCTAGAtttctgaataatctgtatattataaatgtataattttaacctaaatacaaatgaagtatatataggttaaactgaaagtactattctactcttaataaataagactacataaatattatttaacatctctcctcaaactcacgatgcggcagctacaagcatcgagagtttgccaaccagAAAACGAAAATGAGAGATGGAATGagccttggtaaagaaatttGCAGTCTGcaaggaagaaggaacaaaaggcaaagtaatggttccatgcttgagatgatgacgagtaagatgacaatcgatctcaGTATGCTTAGTCCGCTCATGAAAAActgagttgtgagcaatctgaatagaactctggttgtcacaatacataggagtatgatgagaaaagaaaactcCCATATCAacaagtaaccaacgtaaccaaacaatctctttggtagtagtTGCCATGGCACGATATTTTGCTTcagtggatgattgagaaacaatagattgtttcttgctcttccaagaaataagagaatcacctaaaaagatacaaaacccggtaacagacttgcAATATGTGGGATCACTatcatgatcagcatcagagtatgcatgcaactccaaggaagaggtggaagaaagtaaaagactctgaaaaactgtacctcgaagatatcgcaaaatacaaagaacagCTGCCCAGTGAACATAGTAGGAGAggcaacaaactgactaacaacatgaacaacatatgcaatattttgacaagtaatggtgagatataccaaactcccaatAATAGTGTGATATAAAataggatctatcaaaggtaaaccatcagaagaagagtacctcGTGTTAACCACAATAGGAGTATCtacagtcttgttatcagtaagtctagcccactcaagaatatctgcaacatatttcaattgagaaagaaggtaacctctatgtgagtatgctacctcaatacctaggaaatatcaaagataacccaaatccttcatctcaaatcgtctagccaactctgtcttcaaaaatgaaataccatcaatgtcatcactagtaataatcatgtcatcaatatataaagacagaatgatacgacctgtattagtgcacttaataaaaagagtagaatcatgactgctagaaacaaagccaagaaACGAGATCataatagagaatttctcaaactaAGCACGGGGtgtttgtttgagaccatataatgctttcttaagtttacaaacatatccagagtcatcTGAAATACCAGGAGTGGGTGCCAtaaaaacttcttcttgaagatctccattcaagaaggaaTTTTTAACTTCAAGCtgagaaatatgccattgaTGAATCGAAGCTACaacaataagagtacgaatagtagtcatttttgcaacaggagcaaatgtctcctcatagtccataccatactgttgagagtatccttttgcaaccagcctagctttgtatcgctcaataaacccatcagaattagtcttgatcttatacacccaacgacaaccaacaacactcttaccaggaggtaaatgaaccagatcccaagtatctgtcttatgcaaagCAGAAAGCTCCTCATtcatagcttgctgccaaagcggatAAAAAATTTCCTCTTTCtaggaagagggctcaaagagacaatgaatagaagctaaaaaggaagtaaatgatgaagaataacaagaataagcaaaatctggtagttttgtggACTTACGAATGCGAatggactgacgtggaggtggatccacaacctcagatgaagcttgaggggtTGTAgatgagaattgagcttcaggtgtgctaaagagtaaagtaccagtacatgcagagttatgagtacaaattgatcgaacatggggagagGTATCATTGCCAGAATCCTCAAAAAAGGGATCTATATGAATAAGATCAGTTTTAGTCAAgctatgagtagtggatggagCGAAAggaaaggtatatgctcaaggaagacaacatgacaagacacataaagtttctaagttattggatcaaaacaacaatatctctttttaccttcaccatagacacaaatagcggatcgagGGGATAATTTACTATGTTCTACATAcggacgaagaacgaaacaagtacaactaAAGACTCTAAATGATGAATAATCAAGCActtacccatataacttttcaaaaagagATATACCcatattaatcaaacttacagCAGTAAGAATAGCTTCTCCctaaaactcactaggaactaaagtagacaacaagagagaacgagcaaTTTCGACAatatgcctatgttttctttcagcaacaccattttgctaaGGAAtatctgtacatgaagtttgatggatggttccatctatggcaagcaattggcaaaatttagtagaggtgtattccccacccaaatcacacctaaagcatttgatcacaacaaaatgttgagttttgataagagctcgaaaagctgcatatatcttaaagaattcagaacgatgtttcattaaataaacccaacaataacgatTATGATCttcaataaaagagacataatattgagaccctccttttgtggcaacaaGAGAAGGTCCCaatacatcagaatgaatcaaattaaatggtgaagaacaaacaaaaatatttcgattaaaaggtaaggcggaaaattttaccagtttacatccactacaatcagaaatgtcacaagttttcaaatttcctaaaccTCCtatggatgccaaaaatctcaaatgagaagaggaaacatgacctagacgggagtgccataaataaaaactagaaaatgaaagactcaaacaaaaagaagacaaatcaacagtAGTAAAAACAGTGGTAGCAGCAGCAActggcacttttaactcatccaaaatatatagtccattctcctTACAGCCTGTCCCAATTAGCTTCCAAGACTGCAGATCCTGTACACAACAAAAAGAACCAGAAAACATGgctaaataatcaccagaatcacatatttgaccaatagacgcaagattcaatttgagttttggaataagataaacattaggaaGAGACAAGTGAGGTGTGATAATAAAACCAACATCTTCTAAGGGCATATGAGTGCCATCAACAGTCATAACAGGAATAGAGGACAAAGGGGACATAGAGGTAAAAAATGAGGAATCTAGAGACATATGATgggaagcaccagaatccaagacctATTGAGAGTGTGATATACCTaaggaactatgaggcaactgacctatgaaagaagaagcggacattgcttgtggctgcaaggagagaaatTTCTTAAATTGCTCAGCTAAAACattaggatcggtaatagaGCTTGGGGAAGCTGCTACTGCTGTATTATAGTGTGGTGGTTTATAACCttgaggtggtctatgagcattagattatGACTGATTGTCAGGCTTCAAAGCTTGATTCtgatgtctcaacttaggacactaagccttccaatgacctttttGCTTACAAAAACTGCACTCATCAAAGCCAACTCTTGTGTGAGACTTgttctgatgattagagaatggccTAGAAGGTACTGCTAGTACAGAAGGATTTAAAGCAAAAAGAATTCCTTTTTCATAATAAGACTGAAGACGTATTTCTTTAGTCAATAACTCACTGACAACAGAGTCAATAGAAGGTagtggagaacgatgcagaattgaagctctaagtccttcgaaatcactATGAAGTACTGTTAAAAATTGTATCAATCGTTGCTGCTCTttacgctcaatataggcaccacatgcctttaattctgccgATTCTGTAAGAGCCAATTAATCCtaaagatctgtcatagcagaataaaactcttgaatactcatattcttctaaTGAAGAGCTcttatgtcattctctaattgatactgttttgcaaaatttgattgtgtgaataacctttgctgatgatcccaaacctcttttgttGTCTCATACTTT
Protein-coding sequences here:
- the LOC118040157 gene encoding steroid 5-alpha-reductase DET2-like; this encodes MALLDQSFFHYSLLAYYLLGPPTFIALRFFQFPYGKHNRLGWGPTIPPPLAWFIMESPSILLPLILFPFGQHFTNPKALVLMSPYLLHYFHRTFIYPLRIYQSTSHQNTKTTIGFPLILTFNGFLTQALNTYIQARWVSHYKSDYDSDGGLFWWKFFGGLVVFLWGMRINMWADTALLVLKREGGGYKVPRGGWFELVTCPNYFGEIVEWLGWAVMTWSWAGFGFFLYTCSNLVPRACANHKWYLLKFAEDYPKNRKAVIPFFV